The stretch of DNA CACCCAGTTCGCGGTATGTGACACCCAACGCAAAATAAAAATCTGGCTCCAGATCATTACGTCTTATGGCCTGTTGAAAATGCCCCACCGCGTCCTGGAACTGCTCTGCCTCAAAGGCGACTCCGCCCAATGAGTAGTGATAATAGGGATTGCGCTGATTGTAGGATTCAACTGCCCGACGATAACGTTCCGCCGTCTCCTCATCGCCCTGCGCCGCATAGAATCTCGCCAGATTATTGATAGCGCTGGGATTATTACGATTCAGCCAGGCCGATTTCTGATAACTGTATTCCGCCAGCTCAGGTTCATCGAGTCGATTGAGAATGCTGCCCAGAGTATTCCAGGCCAAATCCAGCTCACTGTCCGTGCGCACAGCAAAGGTGGCATACTCCCGGGCCTGCTGCAAGTCACCGGCTATCAGCGACTCCACCGCCATATTATTGAAGTACAGGGCTCTGGCGTTCTGATCACTGACAATTCTGGCGGTATTGTGCTGGAGTCGGACTTCAGGCGTAAAGTCAATAATGTATCTGTCAGTGCTGTTGAGTCGACCGATGGCATTTACATGCTCACTAAGCACCAAAAGACTGCCACGCCGGTCCCAGACCGGTCGCACCTGCACTGTCTGGTAGTTGGCGTCCAGGCCATAGTGACGCGCCATGGTGATATAAAGACCAACCAGCGACAGACAATTTGCCTGCCGTTGTGCAAACACGCCGGCAGCCGTCAGATTGGCACTCTCATCGTAACTTATGTTGAGGTAATCTTCGGAAAACAGCAGCTCTTGCAAGCGCGACACGAGGTTCCAGCCCGACAGATTCGCGGGCACGTGGGTTTCCAGGTAACTCTGCAACTCCGGCGTCATCTGCAGAAGTTGCGGATCGGGAACAGACAGACTGAAATCGCCAAGCACCCGGCGCTCGAGCTCTGTGTCAGGCTCAAATCCCGGATTCAGATTTATAAACTGGCAGGCTGGCAGCATAGCCAGCAAAAATACGCCAAACAATAATCGAAAACTGTAATCCACGAAATCCCCTCTGTTCCCGTCTATAGACCGTCAAGCCCAACAATTAATTCCGCTGTCGGCAGCCCGGAAAACAGGCACGCCATCAAACAGCGTGCCGGGGAAGCATCAGGAACTGATGCTTACATATTCGGGTAACTGGGACCGCCACTGCCCTCCGGCACTACCCAGCGGATATTCTGCGACGGATCTTTAATATCACAGGTCTTGCAGTGCACACAGTTCTGGGCATTGATCTGGAAACGCTTACCGCCATCACCATCCTCGAGCACCTCATACACACCAGCCGGACAATAACGCTGCGCTGGTTCGTCATAAATGGGCAGGTTATGTTTTATTGGCACATCCGGGTCAATCAGCTGTAAGTGGCAGGGCTGATCTTCTGCATGATTGGTGTTGGACAAAAATACTGACGACAATTTGTCGAAACTGATCTTTCCGTCGGGCTTGGGGTACTCAATTTTTCGACACTCGCTGGCCGGTTTCAGTTGCGCATGATCAGGCGACTTGTCATGGAAGGTCAACGGGAAGTGGCTGCCAAAAATAT from Pseudohongiella spirulinae encodes:
- a CDS encoding tetratricopeptide repeat protein — translated: MDYSFRLLFGVFLLAMLPACQFINLNPGFEPDTELERRVLGDFSLSVPDPQLLQMTPELQSYLETHVPANLSGWNLVSRLQELLFSEDYLNISYDESANLTAAGVFAQRQANCLSLVGLYITMARHYGLDANYQTVQVRPVWDRRGSLLVLSEHVNAIGRLNSTDRYIIDFTPEVRLQHNTARIVSDQNARALYFNNMAVESLIAGDLQQAREYATFAVRTDSELDLAWNTLGSILNRLDEPELAEYSYQKSAWLNRNNPSAINNLARFYAAQGDEETAERYRRAVESYNQRNPYYHYSLGGVAFEAEQFQDAVGHFQQAIRRNDLEPDFYFALGVTYRELGDEELADQVLQLAAAMRELGDQVYRPTQDRVRRIDGRSILRSSSAGFTVEFVD